One part of the Coffea eugenioides isolate CCC68of chromosome 10, Ceug_1.0, whole genome shotgun sequence genome encodes these proteins:
- the LOC113750552 gene encoding uncharacterized protein LOC113750552, with amino-acid sequence MARTKRQKITGNTLVDQHEDIAENHIHIEEPNSTDEENADENSPRKTRGPTYMTEIWGKPSSCHRNNIARNGKYAPLDVTDWREMTNDKKQDMLVLVKEKFRLPPSADFWTLKSIGKKWRNWKSALKAKYYNPNESIESQINNRDQQILKDQWRNLLAYWSLEETNMKKLGHLPSRVDMFEHCYTDSNGNPGNDDVTATLQALKEKVSQLPPGSNDDVGRNDAFAQVFGEDNNGRVRMYGLGVTPSDK; translated from the exons ATGGCAAGGACTAAAAGACAGAAGATTACTGGAAATACACTTGTTGATCAACATGAGGATATAGCTGAAAATCATATTCACATTGAGGAGCCTAACTCTACAG ATGAAGAAAATGCAGatgaaaattcaccaagaaaAACTAGAGGGCCAACATATATGACAGAAATATGGGGTAAACCTAGTAGTTGTCATCG GAACAATATAGCAAGAAATGGAAAGTATGCTCCTCTAGATGTGACAGATTGGCGTGAAATGACAAATGATAAGAAGCAAGACATGCTTGTACTGGTGAAG GAAAAATTTCGTCTTCCTCCAAGTGCAGATTTCTGGACTTTGAAATCTATCggcaaaaaatggagaaattgGAAATCAGCTTTAAAGGCAAAATATTACAATCCAAATGAATCCATTGAGAGTCAAATTAACAATAGGGATCAGCAGATCTTGAAAGATCAGTGGAGAAATCTTCTGGCTTATTGGAGCTTAGAGGAAACAAAT ATGAAAAAATTAGGTCATCTCCCATCACGAGTTGACATGTTCGAACACTGTTATACTGACTCAAACGGAAACCCGGGAAATGATGACGTTACAGCTACATTA CAAGCTTTGAAGGAAAAAGTTAGCCAACTTCCCCCTGGTTCTAATGATGATGTTGGTCGTAATGATGCATTTGCCCAAGTATTTGGGGAAGATAACAATGGGCGTGTGCGCATGTATGGTCTAGGTGTGACACCATCAGACAAATAG